The genomic interval TAACCAAGCCCTTGCCTATGCTCAGAGGTTGATCAAGCGCCCGGCAGACACCATCCTCGTCTTGATCAGTGATTTGTTTGAGGGAGGCGACCAAGAGGCGATGATCGCCCGCGCAGGGCAGATTGCCGCGTCGGGAGTGCAGATGGTGACGCTTCTCACGCTCAGCGATGACGGGATACCAAACTACGATCATGAGGTTGCCACCACCTTCGCGGCATTGGGCATAGCATCCTTTGCCTGTACGCCGGATATGTTCCCCAACCTGATGGCGGCGGCAATCGAGCGGCAAGACCTCAGCGCATGGGCGGGGGAACGGGGCATTTTACGAACAGGGCAGCCTTAGATCGGCGGGTCACACTCAGACATGGCATAATAGGTGCTGATGGTTGCCAAATTGTTGGAAAATCATTTAAATCACGTTTAGGGGGAATTGTATGACGATTCAGTGGGAAAAGACTGTCCTCTTATTTCCCGGACAAGGCTCTCAGGCGGTGGGGATGGGAGCAGAGATTGCCGCAGAAATCACCGCTGCACGGGAGGTTTATGCCCTTGCCGATTCTATCTTGGGCTATTCGCTCTCCCGCCTGTGTTTTGAAGGTCCGGCAGAGCAGCTTGATCTCACCCAGTACACACAACCTGCCCTTTATGTGACAGGGATCGCCGTGCTGCATGCCTTAGAAGCTGTGCTTGGGGAGGAAATCACCCCCCTTGCCGCCGCCGGTCACAGCCTCGGTGAATTCACTGCGCTTACGACGGCGGGGGCGCTGCCCTTTGATGCTGGACTGCGGTTGGTTGCCGAGCGTGGACGGCTTATGGCGGAAGCAGGAGAAAAGCATCCGGGCGGCATGGCGGCGCTGTTGGGTGGTGATCTCGCCACTGCCCACACCATTTGTGACCAAGCGAGCCGCGAGACGGGAAATCCGGTGGTCATTGCCAACGACAACTGCCCCGGACAAGTGGTGATCTCCGGCGATAATCTGGCGATCACCTGTGCGCTTGAGTTGGCAAAAGCACATGGGATTCGGCGGGCAGTACGCCTTCATGTCAGTGTGGCAACACATTCCCCCCTCATGGAGCCAGCCAGCGCCTCCTTCCGCACCGCCATTCAAACTGTGCGGCTACGAAAGCCCTTTATTCCCGTCATAGGGAATGTGAGCGCTGCGCTGCTGCCCGATGCTGAGGCAATTCAGGCGGAGTTGAACGCGCAGTTGACCTCTACCGTGCGCTGGTCAGAATCAATCATGGCGCTGCGGCGTATGGGGGGCGAGACATTCCTTGAACTGGGGTCGAAAGATGTGTTGAGCGGTTTGTTAAAACGGATTGACAGCGAAGCAACTGCCATTCCGGTGAATACACTCGAATCGTTGCAAGGGTTGGCTGCCTCTTAGGGCATCCGCGTCGCCCTCGAATGACGCTTGACAGAGTGAGCATCCCGCTTTATAGTGCGTAACAAGAAGGCATAAGCACCCATAGCTCAGGGGATAGAGCGCAGGTCTTCGGAACCTGGCGTCGGGGGTTCGAATCCCTCTGGGTGCATCGCATTGGATAGTGGGTTGGTTATTCCCTCTTGCGGGTTGGTGAGCGCAGCGGCGCGGCACGGCTTTTCCCCCCTGTATAGGCAGGCAAGCTGATAGCGGCAACAGTGCAGTATGTTTTGTTGTAAAGGCGGCTGCGCAAGCGGGCATCCATCTTATCGGGGGTAAGATTCGTGGTGATCACCGTCGGAAGACGGTAATCAAAACGGTAGGTCAAAATCTCGTAGAGTTGATCCCGCGCCCAGGGGGAGACAGACGAGAGATCGCTCCGCAAGGCAACGTTATCAAGGATTAACAGCGGGGCGCGGCGAATTTCCTCCATGCGCGAGTCATAGCTGACCTTGCTGAAGGGCTCAAAGACACCGCGCAGATAATTGAGCAAATCGGCAACATTGACAAACAGTGTGCGCGTCCCCGCCGTGTGCTGAAGATGGGCAATAGCAGCAGCAAGGTGGGTTTTGCCACAGCCCGGTTCACCGATGATTGCCAGCCACCCCTCTGGGCGTTGGGCATAGGCGTAGGCGTGTTGAACGACATGCTGAAGTTGGTCGATCTGCTTCTGGTCAATCTTCTCTTTGCCAAGCTCATCCTGACGAAGATCGAACGTTTCAAAGGTCATATCGGCGTAGCGATCCAAGCGCGACAGATCGCTTTCGCGCCATGTCCCGGTGACCATCGAGGAACGGCGATCTGGGATGCTCAGTTTCACCGCCATGGTCAGGCTTTGGTCAAGCAAGCGGCTGCGAATACGCCCCTCCAAGAGGGCGGTATCCCGATTCGTCGTAATCACCGTCGGCAGCATTCGGCGATGGCGATCATTGAACAACTGGTAGAGTTTTTCGCCTGCCCACTGGGTCTGACTCTCCGCACCAAGATCATCTATGACAAGGAGCGGCGCTTGGCGGATGCGTTCAAAGAGGTCGTCATAGGCGGTTTCGGCTTGCGGTGAAAAGGCGCTTTTCAGATGATCGAGCAAATCGGGTGAGGTGATGAACAGCACCGCATCGCCGCGCATAATCCGCCAATTGGCAATGGCGGCGGCAAGATGAGTTTTCCCCGTCCCGTATGTACCTTCAAAAAGCAGCCACCCTTGCGGCTGTTCGGCATAGCGAAACGCCAGTGTCCCTGCTACATTCAACATCCGTCGATCTTCCTCGATAAGGCGTTCTTTACGCTCTGGAGCAAGGTTGGCAAAAACCTCCCGCAAATCGGCGTTCGCCTCATCGATCAGGTCGTGATCGATCTCAAAGGTGGCGAACGTTTTTTCGGTGTAGGTCGCCATGTTGCCCAACGCCCGCAAGCGCGATAGTTCACGCGCCTTGTAGGACTGTTGCAGGCAGCGGCAAGGGAAAGCACGCCCAAAATCAGGATCGCCCACCGGCACATCCCGCGTGACGAAGC from Anaerolineales bacterium carries:
- the fabD gene encoding ACP S-malonyltransferase, translated to MTIQWEKTVLLFPGQGSQAVGMGAEIAAEITAAREVYALADSILGYSLSRLCFEGPAEQLDLTQYTQPALYVTGIAVLHALEAVLGEEITPLAAAGHSLGEFTALTTAGALPFDAGLRLVAERGRLMAEAGEKHPGGMAALLGGDLATAHTICDQASRETGNPVVIANDNCPGQVVISGDNLAITCALELAKAHGIRRAVRLHVSVATHSPLMEPASASFRTAIQTVRLRKPFIPVIGNVSAALLPDAEAIQAELNAQLTSTVRWSESIMALRRMGGETFLELGSKDVLSGLLKRIDSEATAIPVNTLESLQGLAAS
- a CDS encoding ATP-binding protein — protein: MPDSLTPDPNCPYCGGLGFVTRDVPVGDPDFGRAFPCRCLQQSYKARELSRLRALGNMATYTEKTFATFEIDHDLIDEANADLREVFANLAPERKERLIEEDRRMLNVAGTLAFRYAEQPQGWLLFEGTYGTGKTHLAAAIANWRIMRGDAVLFITSPDLLDHLKSAFSPQAETAYDDLFERIRQAPLLVIDDLGAESQTQWAGEKLYQLFNDRHRRMLPTVITTNRDTALLEGRIRSRLLDQSLTMAVKLSIPDRRSSMVTGTWRESDLSRLDRYADMTFETFDLRQDELGKEKIDQKQIDQLQHVVQHAYAYAQRPEGWLAIIGEPGCGKTHLAAAIAHLQHTAGTRTLFVNVADLLNYLRGVFEPFSKVSYDSRMEEIRRAPLLILDNVALRSDLSSVSPWARDQLYEILTYRFDYRLPTVITTNLTPDKMDARLRSRLYNKTYCTVAAISLPAYTGGKSRAAPLRSPTRKRE